The nucleotide window CGAGTTGCTTCAATGGCTTCCGGTGTCTCTCCACAAGAAGATCGATTATATCATAAGGATATTCCGTGCTTGCTCCCAACTTGTCTTCAAATCTCATATACAACACGCCAAGCTTGGTCGAAACGGTTTCAGTGACTCTGCTGCTGAAGGATTGTTGGCGGTTCTAGAGGCTGATGTCAAGCACATAGTCAATTTGGCTCGTGATTCTTTTGAAAAGTATTGAATTCTTGTTCCCTCTTTATAACTGAATCGTTCTTATCCTTGTTTCCAATCATTATACAGTTATCTGTCTTATTGTATGCTATGAATTACAAGTTAGAATGGTTCTAACTTCCTCAAATAGTAACTTATTGGAAGTTATGAGGAAAAAGCTTTATAACCATCAAAGAACATCTATGTAGTTGACATTTAGAACAAGGGGCGTTTTTGAATCATGAAAATTGGACACCAATCCCTTAGTTAACTCAGCTTTTCACTCTCGTAGTCTCAATCATATTCGGTATAACAGAGACTATGGAGTTGTAGAGGATTATCTTTGCTGGTGTTTCTCAAATTTGATGCCAAGTCTTGGAATATAAGTAGGCTAAGATGAATATGTTCTCCTAGGTTTCAGAAACGGTTTTCTTTTATAGGCTTCTGTATGGTAGTTTCACCATTATGTCTAGGCTTTCTTAACCCCAAGAGAATCCACCAGTATTCCCTGTTGTGTTATTAGAGGATGAGGAAATATATGCACACATATGATAAACTATGAGGTTGTGGAAATTGAGCTCCCTAATTTTCTCGTCTATGGTTTCAACTGATTACTTTTCATCTAAAACAAAACCCCGTAGGTGTCCTTTTAGTGTATGTTAAGTGGTTTATGGGACATACATGTCTTGCATGCTTAAAATATTTGGCAGTTTGTGTCATAGAAAGAACAATATAAATGATGCTTTTTTTTCATCTAGGGAGGGACCGTTGTTGGTGGTTGCATCTGGAAGGGACACCATTTCTACTGCAAGTTCGATAAAACGTTTGGCATCTGAGAGTGTTTTTGTCGTTCAGGTCCGCAAATCTCCtgcataacttttttttttttaaattgtattttgCTGAGATATCCTTTTAGTTGGTATGATAAATTCATGTGCATTATATTCTAGATGTTGTTTTGATGCACCATAATACATAGATAAGCACTATGATTCAAGTCATATGATGTCAAGCACTTGTCAATTTGCCTTGTGATACTTTTGTTTGccctgtttttatttttctttgatggTATAGCTTCTAATTtacttgttttttttaaatagaatctGTAAGATGATATAGTAATAAAATAAGTTCAATGCATTAAGGTGATTGTACTTTCACTCTTTAAGGTTGTTTAGTTCTACTGTTCCCTGGGATGTTCTTGACAGGAATCTGCAGGACGCTTAGCTTTCCTTTGGGAATGGATCATCTCAATTGTGAAAGTTGAGTGTTGGACCTCACCATtgattaactaggttaacgaaAATATAACACCCACTAATAAGTACAATCAATGGTGAAATCCAACATTTGACTCTCTCAAGGTGAGAAAATATATGAGAACCTTGCTTTGTTTCAACTTGCTAATGTTTGTATGGCAGAAATTTGTGGGCAAATACTGCAAGGGTTAATATCAGACCATCAGTTGTGTATACTTAATTTTTCCAAAACTAACAATAATAAAGATGTGCTTGCTCCTTACAAATGCTGGATTGTGTATTACCTTGTCTCTGTTTGCATGTAGCAATGCTTTCTTCTGCTCTATTTTTTGCTTGATATTTATCGTTAATAATAAAGATTGGCTTGATATTTAGTCTGAATTTATTTCTGCTTTGGTAGATACAACATCCAAGGGTGCATTTGCACAGATTTGACATGGTGATTACACCTCGTCATGATTATTATCCATTGACTCCACAAGCACAGAAACAAGTTCCTAGGGTTCTTCGAAGGTGGATAACTCCACGCGAGCCTGCAGATAGTCATGTGGTATGTATAATGTTCCACGTGCATGTACTGAAGTTGAGAAATTGTGATTTCATCTATGGTATTAGCTACTGTCTATTTCCGAGGATTGATATGTGGTAATTAAAACTCAGGTTCTTACCATGGGAGCCTTGCATCAAATAGATTTTGCTTCACTCCGTAATGCTGCCATTACATGGCATGATGTGTTTGCCAGTGTTCCTAAGCCCTTGCTTGTAGTCAACATTGGAGGACCAACAAGTAATTTCTACTATGCCTGTCTTTCAggatttgtgtttaaaactgCAATGGTCAAAAGAATGTAGTAATTTGCTTAATTTCCATTATGGATACAGGAAACTGTCGATATGGTGTTGATCTTGCAAAGCAGTTAGCAGCCTCTTTGCTTAATGTCCTTGCTAGTTGCGGGAGTGTGAGAATATCCTTTTCAGAGAGAACACCACAAAAGGTTAGTCATTCCATGGTTGATGGTTCATACAAtatccattttattttattttattttgtttgttatCTCTGACtcactcttctctttcttttgccTTTGAAACAGGTGTCATATACTATATTGAAGGAACTTGGGGGTAATCCCAAAGTTTATATTTGGGATGGACAAGGTAAAGATTTATTGTGGTTTAGATTTGGTTGTTAAGAGATTTGTTTTGATAGTAAGCTCTGACAGTTGAGCACAATTTTCAGAACCAAACCCACATTTGGGGCATCTAGCTTGGGCAGATGCGTTTGTTGTCACAGCAGATTCCGTGAGCATGATAAGTGAAGCTTGCAGCACTGGGTAAGCTTGTTAGAAGTATTTTTACAGTTCAATTAATTTGGCTTACCTAACCACTAAATGACTTTACTGAAAACTCAATTTTAttgttcaatttaatttctgGCATACCTTCTCTCACAAGAAAACAATTTCATTCCTCCCACAGGAAGCCTGTTTATGTTATCGGAGCTGAGAGGTGCAAATGGAAGTTCACAGAATTCCACAAATTATTGAGAGAAAAAGGGGTTGTCAGGCCTTTTACGGGTTCAGAAGATGTACGTTATTCTTTTACTTATCTATCAAATTCAAGGGTTGAaaattatactatatatatatatatatatatattgcattgttggcattccATTGCTACTGTTTCATTGGTTATGTTTCCTGAAATTTTCAGATATCAGAAAGTTGGAGCTATCCGCCCCTGAATGACACTGCTGATGCAGCTAAAAAGGTCCGTGAATCGCTTGCTGCACGAGGGTGGAAACTGAAGACATAGAGTACATTTCTTAGTGGACATGATACtaaattttgtttctatttttttaagggTAGGAATCCTTTGTCGTTCGTAAGGAAATTCTTGAACATATGTCTTTTATGGCACAAATAGGAAACGTTGATGGAATGTTTATACTGTATTCTTTTGAGTTTCGACCATGTCAATTTTTGAGGATATAATGTAAAGTACGGATTGCTGTATGATTGCAGCTTGTAAAATGAGAAGAGGATGTTGGCATACGTGTATGCCAAAATGGCATTTTATTCAGTTAAGGTGAATAATAAAGAACAACTCTGATTATTTAAACTCTATAGTATCCTCCGGTTCCCTATTTCACCTATTTGCTATCAGGTCTTTCTTCATCTTGTGATTATGTTGTTCTAAGCTATGCTAAAAGCTTCGGTCACAGAAGAAAGATTACTAAGGAACGATACCAGGTAGGTCTGCTAACTACATATAAAGAAAACACCGACTTCGTGGCAAATTTGCACTTGTGATATAAACATATGCATGAACTCTCCCAATTAACGAGTTACAAATCCCTTCGTATGGTACTTGAGGTACTATCTATTATTTCTAATATTCTTTTCTTGAATTCTGCACGTATTGGTTTGTTAAATCATTTGTAAATTTAGTAGGTGAAGTTGTCACACGAGTTT belongs to Arachis duranensis cultivar V14167 chromosome 8, aradu.V14167.gnm2.J7QH, whole genome shotgun sequence and includes:
- the LOC107462074 gene encoding mitochondrial fission protein ELM1, whose product is MNGMKSAWMRPIQLPEPPSPTAPRSTPDVFDSAIIVRRAVVIGNGFPSSENQSLGLVRALGLSDNHLFYRVTRPKGGINELLQWLPVSLHKKIDYIIRIFRACSQLVFKSHIQHAKLGRNGFSDSAAEGLLAVLEADVKHIVNLARDSFEKEGPLLVVASGRDTISTASSIKRLASESVFVVQIQHPRVHLHRFDMVITPRHDYYPLTPQAQKQVPRVLRRWITPREPADSHVVLTMGALHQIDFASLRNAAITWHDVFASVPKPLLVVNIGGPTRNCRYGVDLAKQLAASLLNVLASCGSVRISFSERTPQKVSYTILKELGGNPKVYIWDGQEPNPHLGHLAWADAFVVTADSVSMISEACSTGKPVYVIGAERCKWKFTEFHKLLREKGVVRPFTGSEDISESWSYPPLNDTADAAKKVRESLAARGWKLKT